GTTGCTTGTCAGCCCCGTGCTCCCGGCTCTCCCTGGCTCGTGCGCAGACAAGGTCTCGCTGCAGCGCCTGCCAGTGGCAGCGGGTGAACCCTCTGGTTGGAGTCTCTGCAGAATTGCTTGGGGCGAGGGAGGCCCAGATGCTCCAAAGGACAGGAGCGCCTTGGAGAACATCCATGGTGCCCGAGGCCGAATTCAATGAGCAGCATTGGCAGAAGCCCAGAGACCGGCGCTCCCAGCGTGAGACAAACCAGAGAGGAGATGGAGGCCTGACAGCAGCCACCAAAGGGGAACTGGACAGCCCGGCCATTAGCCCCTCCTTCGGATGGGTGCTTGCAGCGTGGCCCTGCGCCCCCACAGGGACTGACAGGTACCACGGGGCGCTTGCCGCTGGACTCTGGGGCCGGTCCTGCAAGCTGAGCCTCAGAGGAGCGCGCGTGTGAATTTCATGTTGGACTTTCTATAAACACGGCATGTTGCCTTGTCCCCTGAAAAGCTCCCTCCCACATGCTTCTTATGAGCAGGGCACCCTCaggccccttcctctctctcacacccatCCCCCAACTCCGCCacatcctctcccccagctcggCTGCGGCCTCGCGCCCACCTGCTCCAGCCGAAGATGGGGGGTGCCGTCCAGGCAGCGGACCACAGCCAGGAGAAGATGATGCCACCCATGGCCAGCTTCCCATCAAACTTGATGTTGCCAAAGGGCTTGCACACCACGAACCAGCGCTCCCAGGAAATGATAGCCAGCGACCACAGTGCCGTGATACCTGCAGGGCACCAGCGTCACTGGGGGCCACGGGGCGAATCCCGCTGCTGGGGGTTCTGGAGCCATGGCCGGAGAGGGGGCACGttagcccgggggggggggccagggaagAGTGGCGCCCTGTGGCTGGAGGACAAGGGGAGCAGGTTTGGCGGGGGCAGGATTTAAGCTGAGCTGGAGTTGGCTGGAGCAGAGCTCTGGTTCACGATTTCCCTTGCCTCCAGGCTCCATGGGGGTGTGTGTTGGGGCCATGGCTTCCCATGGACAGGGAGAGACGGTAGCTTCCTGAGGGGGTGGCTCCCATGGACTCAGTGGGGCCATTTTTCCCTATTGATGGGGCTGGATGATGGCTCCCTGTTGATAGACAGGGGTGTGGCTCTGGCGCCCGTGAGTGGCTCGGGACCCTGGTGCCCACGCCTGTCCATGGGCAGCTCCTgtgggtgctgaggggctggagcTCTCCATGGGTGGGGCAGGTGGGCCGCTCTCACCACAGACGGAGACGGTGTAGCCCTCAATGACGCAGAGCGGGTGGCCCAGCACGAAGTAGCCGAAGATCTGGTTGATGACGCTGATGGTGCTGGCGATGAGGGTCTCGCCCAGGTCAGCGATCGCCAGGTTCACCAGGATCCAGTTCAGTGGGTGCCGCAGCTTCTTGAACTTCCAGGTGGCCACCAGCACCAGCCCATTGGTGAAGACGGAGGCGAAGACCACGAAGACCATCCAGAGGGAGACCAGGTTGTAGACCCAGCGTGGCGCGATGTGGTAGTTGGGGCCTTCGAaggggcctggagtgcaggatGGGGATGAGGGTGGCCCCGCTGGTCCCCTGCCCGGCACTTCTGCACTCTGGGGCCCCAGCTACGCCCCCCATGGTATCTTTTCTGCCCTgaaccccagctccttccccggTGGTACCCCAGGCCCCCACtgtgccccagctcccctccctctgcagtaccccagccccccacttctctccccaggcctcagctcccctccccccacttctcccccatgctccagctccccttccccataTTACCTTAGCCCCCTTGCACCCCAACTCATCTCCCCCTggtaccccagccccccactttccccccatgccccagctcccctccccctgcagtatcccaactccccttccccgggataccgtagcccccctgcaccccaactcatCTCCCCCTggtaccccagccccccactttccccccatgccccagctcccctccccctgcagtatcccaactccccttccccgggATACCGTAGCCCCCCTGCACCTTAACTCATCTCTCCCTggtaccccagccccccactttccccccatgccccagctcccctccccctgcagtatcccaactccccttccccgggATACCGTAGCCCCCCTGCACCTTAACTCATCTCCCCCCggtaccccagccccccactttccccccatgccccagctcccctccccctgagtatcccaactccccttccccgggATACCGTAGCCCCCCTGCACCTTAACTCATCTCCCCCCggtaccccagccccccactttccccccatgccccagctcccctccccctgcagtatcccaactccccttccccgggATACCGTAGCCCCCCTGCACCTTAACTCATCTCTCCCTGGTATCCCAGCCCCCCACTTTCCCCCcatgccccagctcccctccccctgcagtatcccaactccccttccccgggATACCGTAGCCCCCCTGCACCTTAACTCATCTCTCCCTGGTATCCCAGCCCCCCACTTTCCCCCcatgccccagctcccctccccctgcagtatcccaactccccttccccgggATACCGTAGCCCCCCTGCACCTTAACTCATCTCCCCCCggtaccccagccccccactttccccccatgccccagctcccctccccctgcagtatcccaactccccttccccgggATACCGTAGCCCCCCTGCACCTTAACTCATCTCCCCCCGataccccagccccccactttccccccatgccccagctcccctccccctgcagtatcccaactccccttccccgggATACCGTAGCCCCCCTGCACCTTAACTCATCTCCCCCCggtaccccagccccccactttccccccatgccccagctcccctccccctgcagtatcccaactccccttccccgggATACCGTAGCCCCCCTGCACCTTAACTCATCTCCCCCTggtaccccagccccccactttccccccatgccccagctcccctccccctgcagtatcccaactccccttccccgggATACCGTAGCCCCCCTGCACCTTAACTCATCTCCCCCCggtaccccagccccccactttccccccatgccccagctcccctccccctgcagtatcccaactccccttccccgggATACCGTAGCCCCCTGCACCTTAACTCATCTCTCCCTggtaccccagccccccactttccctccatgccccagctcccctccccctgcagtatcccaactccccttccccgggATACCGTAGCCCCCCTGCACCTTAACTCATCTCCCCCCggtaccccagccccccactttccccccatgccccagctcccctccccctgcagtatcccaactccccttccccaggaTACCGTAGCCCCCCTGCACCTTAACTCATCTCTCCCTggtaccccagccccccactttccccccatgccccagctcccctccccctgcagtatcccaactccccttccccgggATACCGTAGCCCCCCTGCACCTTAACTCATCTCCCCCCggtaccccagccccccactttccccccatgccccagctcccctccccctgcagtatcccaactccccttccccgggATACCGTAGCCCCCCTGCACCTTAACTCATCTCCCCCCggtaccccagccccccactttccccccatgccccagctcccctccccctgcagtatcccaactccccttccccgggATACCGTAGCCCCCCTGCACCTTAACTCATCTCTCCCTggtaccccagccccccactttccccccatgccccagctcccctccccctgcagtatcccaactccccttccccgggATACCGTAGCCCCCCTGCACCTTAACTCATCTCCCCCCggtaccccagccccccactttccccccatgccccagctcccctccccctgcagtatcccaactccccttccccgggATACCGTAGCCCCCCTGCACCTTAACTCATCTCCCCCCggtaccccagccccccactttccccccatgccccagctcccctccccctgagtatcccaactccccttccccgggATACCGTAGCCCCCCTGCACCTTAACTCATCTCCCCCCggtaccccagccccccactttccccccatgccccagctcccctccccctgcactcaccccGTGTGTTGTTACTGTTGGTGTAGACAAAGATGCTGTCCCGGGTTGTATCGTCGTCATCGTTGCGCCGCCGGGCAGCAAAAACAGCCCCGTCCCAGGCCTGCGTCATGGTGGCCCCGCTGCtgcgcttcccctgcccccctgcccgcctctgtctctccctcttcACCACCGGCCACACTCACTGGCTCTCCGTGTCGCTCTCGTGTCCCACTCTCCCAAGCGCCCACTCTGCACCCAGCTCCTGGGCAGCACCCGCTTTATAACCCACCCCCCCGGGGCAGATTacaccccccagccccagagccagatCCCCCAAAAGCTCTTGATCCTTTAATTGGGCTCCAGGTttagccctcctccccccgaccccGATCTCCCAGCCCCTCGCCCAGCGACTCCCCAGTGCTGTGCGTCACACACGCTGACTTTGCCGGACACTTCAGGTGAGAGATCAGGGGGGCTGATTAGAGGGAGCCCAGAGCTAATCCCCTTTGAGCGTGGCCCAGCTCTGCAATTTCCTAATGGCCCATTTTCCTAACTAGGCCACAGACACCTGCCGGCCCATTTCCCCGCACAGCCGGACCGACTGTTTGTCAGTGACAGGGAGGTGGGGAGACCAGCTTCTCGACATACCCCGTCACCCACATCCCACCGCATCCTTTCATCTGCATTCAACCcatcccctgcacacacaccccagaccTTATGGCATTTCCTCACCTGCTCGTGTCACCTGCACACACAACCTGTCACCCGTCCTCATCACACCCCATCATCCACACCCCACTGCATCCTGTAACCAGCATTCACCCCATCCCCTGCACACACATCCTGTTACCCACACCTCATCACCTGCACTCTTCCTCTCACCTGCACaaccccctgtgacggcgcgttgggggttccccgtctcctgcaccccgaaatggcacaaacagactgcaccagccagtggaattgagggtggtttattgctcctccagcacagcgcagcacagatgtagtctggtcacaggaactgggctaggatgcctcaggcccccttgagatgggtgagactgggcccctaaactccagccccttctcctaggctctcctccatgccctccgacagccagcaaccaactcactaacttccagccctgccccccagccaaggcagcattccaccttcctttgttcctctccatggggggtgtctggccactggtttgcatagtgactcatcctgttttgctgggtcgtggtacccacggcagccagtgggggttccctcagagccagcagcatagaaaaccagccaggtacccccactacgtcacacccccatACCACCTACAccccatatgcacacacacactctgtcaccctcacacaccccatcgaggtcatcaaatccagtcctccGCCCGCACGGAAGGACCaaaccccatctagaccatccctgccaggtgtctgtccaacctgctcttcagtatccccagagatggagactccacaacctgcCCAGACAATTTAATctactgtttaaccaccctgccaggcaggtagtttttcccaatgtccaacctcaacctccctggctgcagtttaagcccactgctgcttgtcctgtcctcagaggccaacgagaacaatttttctccctcctctttgtaacatccttttagatacctgaaaaccgctttCACGTcccctctctgggtatgtctacactaccaccctagttcgaactagggtggtaatgtaggcaactggagttgcaaatgaagcccgggatttgaatttcccgggcttcatttgcataaagccgggcaccgccatttttaaatgtccgctagtgcggactccgtgcccgaggctacacgtggcacggactaggtagttcggactaggcttcctaatccgaactaccgttactcctcgtgaaacctgattctttcagtctgccctcacaggtcctgccttgagggcagggggctggactcgatgacctctcgaggtcccttccagtcctatgagtctatgtttTCCAGACtgttaatcatttttaaaaacaagcattcctgtggcaccttagagactaacatggctacctctcggagacttttatcatttttgttgctattctctTGACTTTTTCCATGttgtccacatcttccctgaaatgtggcaccgagaactggacacaacacttgGAGGCCTATTCAggacagagcagagcggaagactgacttctcatgtcttactcacaacactcctgctaatacatcccatcccattccctgcacacacacactgtcatCTGCATTCTGTCACCCTCACACCCTGTCACTTATACCTCAGCACAACCTGTTACCCTCACATACCTTGTCACCTACACCCCATCGCATCCTGTCACCTGCACTCAAGTACTGACACCCACACCTCATCACACTCTGTCAACCTCTCACACCCCATCACAATTCACCACCTTCACACACCCCATCACTACATTCCATCACTTTGATTCATGTCACCCACACTTCATCACACGCTATCACCCTCACAGACCCCGTCACCCACACCTTGTTGCATTCTGTCTCCTGCATTCACCCTTTTGCCTGCACACAAACCCTGCCATCTGCATCTCATCATACCCCATCACCCTCACTTATCTGGTCACCTGTGCCCCATTGTATCCTATAAACCACACCACATTACAACCTGTCACCCTCATTCGGTCACCTACATTCCTCTATCATCTGCAAAACACCCTGTCACCTGTACCCCATCATCCTCACACACCGTCACACCCCACTTATCCTCACACATCCCTGTCTTCTGTATTCACCCTGTCATTTTCCCACACACCCTGTCATTCTCACACACCCCATCATATACCATCACCTTTACACGCCCCATCACCTGCACCTCATCACACCCCATCACCCTCACATATCCGATCACTTGCATTCACCCCATCATCTGCACACACTCGCTGCCACTTGCAGCCCATCTCCCTCATGCACCCCATAACCCACTTCATTAACTCTGTCACCTCCACCTCGTCATACGCCATCACATTCTGTCACCTTCACACACCCCATCACCCACACcttatgggggaggggcagctccaaggcaaagggcaggagatgagctgCACTGAGGAGCTGGCACTTGagagcttcttggccaaaccagtcaggatcacctgtcagaggctccaagatcaacCATTAGATCCcggtctactggctggtgaccactgcaaTACAGGATCACCTCTTACTTACACCACATCCCTTAAACTGCATTACCCATATCCCATCACACCCCTCCATCACCTCCACTCCCTCATGCACACACAAACCATCTCAACTGCACTGTGGCACTCACCAACATGCTGTCTGTCACCTATTCTGTCACCATGTACACACAGACCAACACTGACACTCCTCACTTGTGCCATAGCACTTTCACCAACTTCTACACCTCTCATGcatccaaactcctgcatcccatcTAATGCACCTCAACAGCTACGCAATATCATACACACTGTCGGCTACACCCTGCCACATGCACACATTGGCATACTAACACACCACCTCCTATTGGCTACACCCCATCTCTTAACCCTTGTTGCGCACACATCACCTAAACcacatcacacacacactgacagtgACATCTTACACTGTATCTCATCTAAACTAACACCCTCATACACCCTGTCACACGCTGACCCTATGTCCCATCAGCTATAGGCAGTAACACTGACACCCCATcatacacacactgacacaccCCAATCTGACACCTATGCTCATGACATGCACACACGGACATCTAACCCCACCAGACAGGCACAAACTCATCCCAGCACTAACACCAATGTCTAATCCCCACACACTGACATAATCCTGTCACCTTAACCCTACTGCACCCCACTGTATACTCAGTGCCCCAGTGCCAACAGCTACCCTGCTACAGATCTTCACACATCCTGATACAATCCCAGCAGCTTCATTCTGTGACCCGCTCCAATGCAACAGCTACACCCAATCAGACTGACACCAACACCCTATACACTACAGCATGCTGTCACTGACCCCCTATGCAAGCACAGCACCTACACACTGATACGCCTACATATcgtcacacacacagcccaacagcTAGAGGCCAGAACACCCCTGGATATACAGACAAAATGACTAGACCCCAAACTCTATCCACATACTCCCACAACCCCAAGACATCACAACATACACAACCCACAACAGTACACATTCACAACTATTCAATGCCTACAGGCATGAACTCTCCAACATGAATCCCCTCTggctaacccagggtatgtctacaccaccccgctagttcgaactaggagggtaatgtaggcataccgcacttgcaaatgaagcccgggatttgaatttcccgggcttcatttgcataagcagggagccgccatttttaaaaccccgctggttcgaaccctgtgcagcgcggctacacggggctcgaactagatagtttggaccaggcttcctattccgaactaccggtacacctcattccacgaggtgtaccggtagttcggaataggaagcctagtccgaactacctagttcgagccccgtgtagccgtgctgcacggggttcgaaccagcggggttttaaaaatggcggctccctgcttatgcaaatgaagcccgggaaattcaaatcccgggcttcatttgcaagtgcggtatgcctacattaccctcctagttcgaactagcggggtagtgtagacataccctcagagacctaCATTTCATAACACAACAGCACTCCTAACAGAAACCCAACCCCTAGTCCCCAACACCACCATTGCCCACAATCATCAGATAGCACCTTCGCTCCCAGACCAGCACACACATGCACCCTGCTACACAATGTACATGCCCTGCTAACACTCCCGTATCTTCCTTGcaacaccccttcctctcccgatccagccccagggcagggactggctgacTCAGGGGGCCACTGAATGGGACACAGGCCTGTCTGCTCTAGGGGGGCACCAGCCAGAGGCTgacttgggggggaagggggcaggagacctGTCCTCTCTAGGGGGCACTGGCCTCCATCTGGTCCCAGGGCACGGACTGGCTGGTTTAGGggatggtggggggagaagggggcaggagatcTTTCTTCTCTAGGGGTCACTGGATCCCATCTGAACCCAGGGCACAgactggctggctctggggggagaagggggcaggagaccTTTCCTTTCtagggggcactggctcccatcagaccccagggcggggactggctggcttaggggatggggggagaaggaggaaggagacctgtcctctctagggggcactggctcccatcagACCCCAGGGCACAGACTGGCTGGtttaggggatggggggagaagggggcaggagaccTGTCCTCTCTAGGGGCCACTGGCTCCCATCAGACCCCAGGGCACAGACTGGCTGGtttaggggatggggggagaagggggcaggagacctgtcctctctagggggcactggctcccatcagaccccagggcacggactggctggtttaggggatggggggagaaggaggaaggagacctgtcctctctagggggcactggctcccatcagaccccagggcacggactggctggcttaggggatggggggagaagggggcaggagaccTGTCCTCTCTAGGGGCCACTGGCTCCCATCAGACCCCAGGGCACGGACTGGCTGGtttaggggatggggggagaagggggcaggagacctgtcctctctagggggcactggctcccatcagaccccagggcacggactggctggtttaggggatggggggagaagggggcaggagacctgtcctctctagggggcactggctcccatcagaccccagggcacggactggctggcttaggggatggggggagaaggaggaaggagacctgtcctctctagggggcactggctcccatcagaccccagggcacggactggctggcttaggggatggggggagaaggaggaaggagacctgtcctctctagggggcactggctcccatcagaccccagggcacggactggctggcttaggggatggggggagaaggaggaaggagacctgtcctctctagggggcactggctcccatcagACCCCAGGGCACAGACTGGCTGGtttaggggatggggggagaagggggcaggagaccTGTCCTCTCTAGGGGCCACTGGCTCCCATCAGACCCCAGGGCACAGACTGGCTGGtttaggggatggggggagaagggggcaggagacctgtcctctctagggggcactggctcccatcagaccccagggcacggactggctggtttaggggatggggggagaaggaggaaggagacctgtcctctctagggggcactggctcccatcagaccccagggcacggactggctggcttaggggatggggggagaagggggcaggagaccTGTCCTCTCTAGGGGCCACTGGCTCCCATCAGACCCCAGGGCACGGACTGGCTGGtttaggggatggggggagaagggggcaggagacctgtcctctctagggggcactggctcccatcagaccccagggcacggactggctggtttaggggatggggggagaagggggcaggagacctgtcctctctagggggcactggctcccatcagaccccagggcacggactggctggcttaggggatggggggagaaggaggaaggagacctgtcctctctagggggcactggctcccatcagaccccagggcacggactggctggcttaggggatggggggagaaggaggaaggagacctgtcctctctagggggcactggctcccatcagaccccagggcacggactggctggcttaggggatggggggagaaggaggaaggagacctgtcctctctagggggcactggctcccatcagaccccagggcacggactggctggtttaggggatggggggagaagggggcaggagaccTGTCCTCTCTAGGGGCCACTGGCTCCCATCAGACCCCAGGGCACGGACTGGCTGGcttaggggatggggggagaaggaggaaggagacctgtcctctctagggggcactggctcccatcagaccccagggcacggactggctggcttaggggatggggggagaaggaggaaggagacctgtcctctctagggggcactggctcccatcagaccccagggcacggactggctggcttaggggatggggggagaaggaggaaggagacctgtcctctctagggggcactggctcccatcag
The sequence above is drawn from the Pelodiscus sinensis isolate JC-2024 unplaced genomic scaffold, ASM4963464v1 ctg202, whole genome shotgun sequence genome and encodes:
- the LOC102461846 gene encoding red-sensitive opsin, whose protein sequence is MTQAWDGAVFAARRRNDDDDTTRDSIFVYTNSNNTRGPFEGPNYHIAPRWVYNLVSLWMVFVVFASVFTNGLVLVATWKFKKLRHPLNWILVNLAIADLGETLIASTISVINQIFGYFVLGHPLCVIEGYTVSVCGITALWSLAIISWERWFVVCKPFGNIKFDGKLAMGGIIFSWLWSAAWTAPPIFGWSRYWPHGLKTSCGPDVFSGSSDPGVQSYMVVLMITCCFIPLSVIVLCYLQVWLAIRSVAAQQKESESTQKAEKEVSRMVVVMIIAYIFCWGPYTFFACFAAANPGYAFHPLAAALPAYFAKSATIYNPIIYVFMNRQFRNCIMQLFGKKVDDGSELSSTSRTEVSSVSNSSVSPA